The Acidobacteriota bacterium DNA segment TGGCGAGCCCCCCACCTGGGCGGAGCCCGAGGGAAGGGTACGCTCCCCGCGCCCGGCGGGGAAGCGGCTCGTAGCGACGAAGTCGGGAACCGGGCATCCGGCCGGAGCCGCCGTCTCGGTCAGCGGAATCGGCGTTCCCTTGCGGTTGCGTTCGAAATCCCTCCAGAACGCCCGCTGGGCCGCCGTTCCCTCGCGATCGAGTCTATCGAGCGGCATCCTCCGCATGCGGATCGCCAGCACCACCGGGCGGCCGCCGGCGACCGCGGGTGCGAGGAGGGCGCGGTCGGGCGGCAGGACGATGGGATCTCCTGCCTCCAGGGGACCGGCTGGGCTCCGGAACGAGCACACTCGCACGAGCGATGCGGAGCCGCCCGCGTCACGTGCCGCGATCAGGAAACCGGACCCGCTGCTGCCGACAGCACGCTCCCGCGGCGCGTCGATCTTCCCGGCGCCGGCGATGACGAGCGCCGCCCGCAGATCGACCGCCGCGGGAGTGCAGCGGGCCGACGCCGCCACCGCTTCCCGGAGCGCAGCCGCGTCGCCGCCGTCCGCGACCGCCGGAAAAGCTCCCGCCGTCCCGCTCGGGACGGCGAACAGGAGGATCTCGGCGAGGAGTGCGACGGGAGGAGGCGGCAAGGGGCGCGGCACCTCGCCGCACGGGTACCAGTCGACGCACCGCCCGGAGGGCAGCGTCCTGCAGTAGAGCGATCCCGCGACGGGGTCCACCTTGCAGAACGGGCCGGCGCAGCGGATGCAGGGGAGCGCGGGGCGCACTCCGCACAGTGCGGCCAGGATCCCTGTGAGGATGCCGAGGCAGCGGCCGGTTCCCGGCCGGCGCCGCGCGGGCCGCAGCGCATCCTCCCCGCTCACGGCTCGCACCCCCCCGGCGCTTCCGCCACGCGAAGTTCCAGCGGAGGACCCCTCCGATTTTGCCTCACGTCGAGAGCGAACCGTTCCTGCCGGTCCGCCCAACCGCCGGCGAGCTCTGCCGCTTCCGAGGTGTAAGCACGGACCGCGACCACCCAGCGGCCCTCCGCCACGGGGAGCGGTGCGATCAGCGTCCTCCCGGGATCGAGGAGGGCCTCCGCCGCCCGGCGGGGAGGGCTCCCGAGAGAGTAGGTGCACAGGACGACCGACGCGGCGCCCCCCGGCTCGGCGGCGGCGCCGATCAGCACGCCCGCGCCGCGGGCCACGAGCGCGCCGGACCGGTCCGCCGGCATACGCGCGGGACCCGCGAGAAAAGCGTGTCCCCCGAGGCGCACGTCGGCCGGAACGGTGCCGGCCGCGTGGGCGATCGCCGTTGCGATCGAGGCGACGTCTTCGGCTTCGATGACGCCGCCGGGCGGGCGGAGATCGCCCCCGCCCAGTTCGTAGAAGGTCATCTCGACCGCTAGGGCCGGCTCGCGGGCGACGATCGAACCGCATCGGCCGAAAAAGAAGCAGGTCCGGTCTCCGACCGTCAGGCAGTAGAGGTATCCCGTTGGGAGTTCCGGATTGTCGAAGCAGATCATGTAGCCGAATTCGGGGTGGTCGGGATCGCCGATCGTGAATTTGCAGTCGGCGCAGCTCTTCGCGGGAGGCTGTCCCGCGAGCCAGCCCAGAAGCGCCGCCGACACCAGGATCGGGACCCTCCGGCGCGGATGGCGGGGCCCCGCTCCCGGTGCGTCGCGATCCGATGGCAGGTTCGCCGCTCCCACGAATTGGAGGTTAGACGCTGCGGATCCCTCGCGGACGGTGAAGGCGGCTGCGGGTGGTCCTCCGGTTGCGCCCCTGGGAGGGCCGGCGGTGGCGCCGCCGAGGCGCCGCTGTTAGCGTGGGTCGATCGGCCGGCCCCGTGAGCCGGCTGCCGGCGCCCAACAGGATCCGGAAAACGGATCGCGCCGTCCGACCCACGACCCTCGCCAAGGACTGTTGCCCGGCCGGGAACCCAGGCGGCCTCGCCGCGCGGGCGCGTCCCGCGCTCGGCCGCCGGAAAGAGGAAAAGTGTCCCGATCCCCCGCATCGCCGGTCCCGAAGGCCGGTTTCGCCCGCCTCGGCCTCGGCCCGGCCGTGCTCCGTGCCGTCGCGGACGCCGGATACCGCGCGCCGCGTCCGATCCAGGAACGAACCATTCCCGCCGTGCTTCGCGGCCGCGACGTTCTCGGGCTCGCCCGCACCGGCACCGGAAAGACCGCCGCCTTCGCGCTGCCGATCCTGGACCGGTTGACGGAGCGGCGGGCACCGGGGCCGCGCGCGCTCGTCCTCGCCCCGACGCGCGAACTCGCCGCTCAGATCGCCGGCGAGTTCCGAACACTGGCCCGGGGAACCGGGCTCCGGACGGCGACCGTTTTCGGCGGCGTCCCGGAGCGGCCCCAGATCGCCGCGCTCCGCGGCCAGCCGGATGTCGTCGTGGCCTGTCCCGGCCGTCTGCTCGACCTGCTGGGGCGGCGGCTCGTCCGTCTCGAGCGGATCGAAACGCTCGTTCTGGACGAGGCGGATCACATGTTCGACATGGGTTTCCTGCCCGACGTGCGGCGAATCCTCGCCGCCCTCCCGGCTCGGCGCCAGAACCTCCTCTTCTCCGCCACGATGCCCCGGGAGATCCGCGCGCTCGCCGACCGGATGCTTCGCGGGCCTCTCGTCGTCGACCTCACGCGGGGCGGCCGCCTGGAAACGATCGAGCACGCGATCGTGCCCGTCGAGGAACGGGCCAAGCGGACCGCTCTGGATCGGCTGCTCGCCGAGCCCGGTTTCGCATCGGCCATCGTCTTCACCCGCACGAAACACCGCGCCCGTCGCCTCGCCCACCAGCTCTCCGAGGCCGGGCGACGTGCGGTGGCGCTCCAGGGGAACATGAGTCAGAGCGCGCGCGGGCGCGCGATGCGGGGCTTCCGGGACCGCACCTACGAAATCCTCGTGGCCACCGACATCGCCGCCCGCGGCATCGACGTTCCGGGCGTTTCCCACGTGATCAACTTCGACATGCCGGGCACGCCCGAGGCCTACACGCACCGGATCGGCCGCACGGGCAGGAGCGGCTGCGACGGCAAGGCCTACACGCTCGCGACGAGGGATGACAGCGAGATGGTGGCCCGCGTCGAACGCCGGCTCGGGACGCCGATCCCTCGCCTTCGCACCGAAGGGGCTGGCCCGGGTCGGGACCGGTCGGGTCCCGCCCTTCGCTCCCGGCCAAGGGGAAGCCGGTCGCGCGGCGCCGGGAAGGCGCGGCGGAGCCGCTGGTGAGCGCGGCCCAGCCCTCGAGGCGGCGGGTGTGGGTCGACGCGGACGCCTGTCCGAGACCGGTGCGGGAGATCCTGCGGCGGGCCGTCGAGCGGGGCCGCGTGTCGCTCGTCCTCGTCGCCAACCGCCCGCTCCACGGAGCGGATCGGCCGCACGTCACGGCGATCCGCGTCGGAGACGGTTTCGACGCGGCGGACCGGCGGATCGCCGGGGGTTGCCGGCAGGGTGACGTGGCGGTGACGGCGGACATTCCGCTGGCCGCCGAGCTGGTGCAGCGGGGGGTGTTCGTGCTCACGCCTCGCGGCGAGCCGATCACGGACGCGAACGCCGGTGACCGGTTGGCGCTGCGGGACCTGCACGAGGAGCTTCGCGCGAGCGGGGCGGCGGTGGGCGGCCCGCCGGCCTACGGTCCCAGGGACCGGCGCAAGTTCGCGGATCGGTTCGACCGGTTGCTGACCCGCCTCGCCCGCGACGCCGAGAAGGCCGCCGCGCGCAAAAGGCACCCGGAACCGGCGCTCAGATCTCCGGGTCGAGGGCCTGGCGGAAGTCCGCGATGAGGTCGTCGATGTGCTCGACACCGCAGGAAACGCGGATCATCCCCGGGGTGATCCCCGCCCGGCGCTGCTCTTCGGGGGGAACGTCGGCGTGGGTCATCGTCGCCGGGTGCTCGGCCAGCGTCTCCGTGCCGCCCAGACTGACCGCCAGGTGGGCGAGTCCGAGACGGTTCAGGACCCGGAAGGCGGCGGCCTTGTCCTCTCCCTTCTTCATCTCGAAGGCGATCAGCGAGCCCGGGCCCCGGCACTGGCGCTGGTAGATCCGGCCCTCTTGGCTCGACTCGTCGAGAAGGCCGGGATAGTGCACCCGCGCCACCGCCGGATGTCCCGCGAGGAAGCGGGCGAGCGCGATCGCGTTGCGCTGCTGGGCTTCCATCCGGATTCGGAGGGTTTCGAGCGAGCGGAGCATCAGCCACGCCGAGAAGGGCTCGCTCATCGAGCCCATGATCGTTCGGAAGACCCGAATGCGCTCGATGAGGTCGCGGCGGCCCAGCACGGCGCCGGCGATCAGGTCGGAGTGGCCCCCGATGAACTTCGTCGCCGAATAGAGCGAAAGATCGGCACCCAGGAGAATCGGCTGCTGCCACACCGGGCCGAGGAACGTGTTGTCCACGGCGAGCAAGCAGGCGCCGGCATCCGGCATGTCGCCGCCGTCCGGAGCGGGCCGGCGGAGGGTGCGCGCCAGCTCCGCCGCCTCGGCGATATCGGTCATCGTGGTGGTCGGATTCGCCGGCGTCTCGACGAACAGGAAGCGGGGGCGCTCCAGCTTCAAAGCCGACACGCGCTCCGCGAAGCCGGGACCGGCCTCCACCGGAATCGCCTCGAGCTCGTAGGCGGGCGCGATATGGCGGAAGAAGTAGTCGGTCCCGCCGTAAACGGGGATGGTGTAGACGATCTGGTCCCCGGGCCGGCACAGCGCCAGGATGGCGGTGGAGATCGCCGCCATCCCCGAGGCGAAGCTGAGCGCGCCCTCGGCCTCCTCCCACACGCGGAGACGGTCCTCGAGGATCTCGAGAACCGGGTTGTTCAGGCGGCTGTAGATCAGCCCCATCGGCTGATCCGGCGTCTCCGGATCGAGCCCGTAGGCCTGGCGGAAGTACGCTTCCCCCTCCTCGGCGGTCTTGAAAACGAAGGTCGAGGTGAGGAAAAGGGGCGGCTTGATCGCCCCCTCCGACCACTCGGGGACGTAGCCGTACCCCATCATCAGCGATTCGGGGTGGCGCGCGCGGCGCGGATGCTGGCGGCTCATGGCAGCTCCTCGAGGGCGGGACCCTCCCGTCGGATCCATTGTCCCATCCGGGAAGGTGCCGGCAAGACGCTCCGCTCCATTCGGGTCAGGGGCCGTCGCGCCCCCCGGCACGGGGAGCCAGGCTCGGGACCAGGAGAAAGACCCCGGCCACGAGGAGAAGGTCGGCGACGTTGAAGATGCCCGTCCGGAGCGGGCCGATACCGATGCTCACGAAGTCGCGCACTCCCGGAAGCAGGAGCCGGTCGATCAGGTTGCCGAGGCCGCCGGTGACGATCAGCGAGAGGGCGGCCAGCTCGGCGGGCCTCAGGCGTGGGGCCGCGAGCGCGTAGCCCGCGGCGCCCACCACGAAGGCCGAGACCAGCCCGACGAACAGGGCGAACCGGACCGTGGGGGGAAGGGAGGCGCCGAAGCTGAGGAAGGCGCCCTTGTTCAGGACGAACTCGAACCGCACCGCACCGAACAGGAACTCGACGGGAGGGCGACCGGCGAGCCAGTGGGCCGCCGCCACCTTGGCCGCCTGATCGACCGCGAGTCCGGCGGCGGCGACGGCGCCGAGCACGGCTGCGCGGTGCCGGAGGCTCCGGCGTCTGTCCTGGTCCGGCCTGCTTCCGGCAGGGCTCACAGGCAGGCCGGCGTGTCGTCGAACGGATCGCGGGGATCCGGATGGTCGGTGCCGCTGCCGAAGCTGCCGTCTCCACGCGGACCCTGGGCGCGGATCAGCACGTACAGGGCGTCGCCGGCGGGCGGCAGGTCGGGCAGCTCGGCCGGCGGGGACGGCAGGTCCTCGTAGCGGCAGGAGGCCCGCTGGGCGGCGTCGGCGCTGCCCAGGTCGGACACCATCCCCGTCACCACGTCGTAGACCACACCGGAACCGGTGCGGGGCTCCTGGTCGTCCCAGTCGACGGTGACGCGGTCGGGCCGGAACGCGACGCCTGAAACGATGTCGTAGTCGAACACCGGTTCCCGCTCGACGTAAACGTCCTCCTCGCCGGTTCCCGCCCGGAGATCGGACCAGAACGGGAAGAGATTGCCATGCCCGGCGGCGAGCGCGGCGTAGTCGCCGAGAAACCCGGTGAGCGATCCGTCGGAGGCGAGATCGGTGACGCGGAGGTTCCGGTCGAAGGTCGCGCCGCCGTCGCGCGAGGTCGCGATGCGGATGTGGTAGTCGCGGTTGTCGGGATCCTCGCGACGGTCGTGCCACATCAGGTGGACGTAGCCGTTCTCGTCGACCGACATCCACGGGAAGAACTGATCCCGCCCATTGCCGACGGGATCGTCGTTCACGCGGCGTGGCGGGTCCCACGTGTTCCCCCCATCGGTGGACCGGGTGAAGTAAATGTCGGGATCTCCGTTGCGGTTGTCGGCCCAGGCGACGTAGACCGTGCCGTCGTAAGGACCGCCCGAGGTGTCGATCGCCGCGGTGGGGAAGGAGTTGCGGCGGAAGGTCGAATCGGGGATCGGTGTGATCGAGGCGACGACGCCCGGAGCGCCGAAGTTCGCCCCGCCGTCGAGGGAGTGCGCGAACCCGATGACTCCGTTGCCGCGCCAGAAAACGTAGACCTCGCCGTCGCGGCCGGCGACCGGGATCGACCCCTGCACGCCTCCGTTCCCCGAGACGGGAGTGCGCCCGTTCCAGGTCTGCCCGTGATCCGACGAATACGCGACCACGATCGGGGAGGTTCCGAAGCCGATCTGGGTCCAGGAGAGGTAGGCGCGGTTGGCATAGGGAGACCCGTCGTCCGGGGCGCAGGCGATGTACGGCTTGTCCGCGAAGGGCGTCGTGCCCTGGTAGGCGACGCCGGGGCCGACCCAGCTCTGGCCGCCGTCCACCGAGTGCGCGCTGATCAGCCGGTGAGGCTGGTAGGCGCCGACGTAGTCCAGGTAGGCGTACACGGGGATCCCGTCACCGCAGAAGGCGACGGTCGGATCGCCCTGGTTCGGGTACTTGCGGAACGGCATCAGGCCGTCCGTCCAGGTCCGGCCGCCGTCGTGCGAGACGTAGACGCCGGCCCCCCAACTGCCCGAGCGGGCGTCGTTCGCGCCGCCGACCAGGTAGCCCGGATCGATCGGGCTGACCGCGATCGTCGTTTCGTTCTGGTCCCGTCCCGAGCTGTCCTGGTTGACGCGCACGTTCGTCCCCGCGCCCGCCGCTTCGAGGGTCTGGGGCGTGGTCGGGGGGTCGTAGGTGATCACCGGCCGGTCGGGGATCGCCGTCGGAGGGGGTACGAGCGCGGCGGCCGCCGCCGCGGCGAGACCCGCGGCGAGCGCGAGCGCGAGAAGGCGGATCGGATTCATGG contains these protein-coding regions:
- a CDS encoding DEAD/DEAH box helicase, whose protein sequence is MGRPREPAAGAQQDPENGSRRPTHDPRQGLLPGREPRRPRRAGASRARPPERGKVSRSPASPVPKAGFARLGLGPAVLRAVADAGYRAPRPIQERTIPAVLRGRDVLGLARTGTGKTAAFALPILDRLTERRAPGPRALVLAPTRELAAQIAGEFRTLARGTGLRTATVFGGVPERPQIAALRGQPDVVVACPGRLLDLLGRRLVRLERIETLVLDEADHMFDMGFLPDVRRILAALPARRQNLLFSATMPREIRALADRMLRGPLVVDLTRGGRLETIEHAIVPVEERAKRTALDRLLAEPGFASAIVFTRTKHRARRLAHQLSEAGRRAVALQGNMSQSARGRAMRGFRDRTYEILVATDIAARGIDVPGVSHVINFDMPGTPEAYTHRIGRTGRSGCDGKAYTLATRDDSEMVARVERRLGTPIPRLRTEGAGPGRDRSGPALRSRPRGSRSRGAGKARRSRW
- a CDS encoding YaiI/YqxD family protein, whose protein sequence is MSAAQPSRRRVWVDADACPRPVREILRRAVERGRVSLVLVANRPLHGADRPHVTAIRVGDGFDAADRRIAGGCRQGDVAVTADIPLAAELVQRGVFVLTPRGEPITDANAGDRLALRDLHEELRASGAAVGGPPAYGPRDRRKFADRFDRLLTRLARDAEKAAARKRHPEPALRSPGRGPGGSPR
- a CDS encoding aminotransferase class I/II-fold pyridoxal phosphate-dependent enzyme, with product MSRQHPRRARHPESLMMGYGYVPEWSEGAIKPPLFLTSTFVFKTAEEGEAYFRQAYGLDPETPDQPMGLIYSRLNNPVLEILEDRLRVWEEAEGALSFASGMAAISTAILALCRPGDQIVYTIPVYGGTDYFFRHIAPAYELEAIPVEAGPGFAERVSALKLERPRFLFVETPANPTTTMTDIAEAAELARTLRRPAPDGGDMPDAGACLLAVDNTFLGPVWQQPILLGADLSLYSATKFIGGHSDLIAGAVLGRRDLIERIRVFRTIMGSMSEPFSAWLMLRSLETLRIRMEAQQRNAIALARFLAGHPAVARVHYPGLLDESSQEGRIYQRQCRGPGSLIAFEMKKGEDKAAAFRVLNRLGLAHLAVSLGGTETLAEHPATMTHADVPPEEQRRAGITPGMIRVSCGVEHIDDLIADFRQALDPEI
- a CDS encoding signal peptidase II: MGRPRRRLPGHDALRGQAVHRLRPGRRVSLCQPRLPLLDPDRLRNLPDRGRVFVGSRADLERAHSRLGERRRAGVDPGRRPRRRGLRFLARQRSHRVRALPRRRGELRRSGRRRLDHTDPRFDLPPQLLPHRGDRHLGRSLRRHGLRRLGRQPQRRSRHLLHPVHRWGEHVGPATPRERRSRRQWAGSVLPVDVGRRERLRPPDVARPSRGSRQPRLPHPHRDLARRRRDLRPEPPRHRSRLRRIAHRVSRRLRRARRRAWQSLPVLVRSPGGNRRGGRLRRAGTGVRLRHRFRRRVPARPRHRRLGRPGAPHRFRCGLRRGDGDGVRPGQRRRRPAGLLPLRGPAVPAGRAARPAARRRRPVRADPRPGSAWRRQLRQRHRPSGSPRSVRRHAGLPVSPAGSRPDQDRRRSLRHRAAVLGAVAAAGLAVDQAAKVAAAHWLAGRPPVEFLFGAVRFEFVLNKGAFLSFGASLPPTVRFALFVGLVSAFVVGAAGYALAAPRLRPAELAALSLIVTGGLGNLIDRLLLPGVRDFVSIGIGPLRTGIFNVADLLLVAGVFLLVPSLAPRAGGRDGP
- a CDS encoding exo-alpha-sialidase → MNPIRLLALALAAGLAAAAAAALVPPPTAIPDRPVITYDPPTTPQTLEAAGAGTNVRVNQDSSGRDQNETTIAVSPIDPGYLVGGANDARSGSWGAGVYVSHDGGRTWTDGLMPFRKYPNQGDPTVAFCGDGIPVYAYLDYVGAYQPHRLISAHSVDGGQSWVGPGVAYQGTTPFADKPYIACAPDDGSPYANRAYLSWTQIGFGTSPIVVAYSSDHGQTWNGRTPVSGNGGVQGSIPVAGRDGEVYVFWRGNGVIGFAHSLDGGANFGAPGVVASITPIPDSTFRRNSFPTAAIDTSGGPYDGTVYVAWADNRNGDPDIYFTRSTDGGNTWDPPRRVNDDPVGNGRDQFFPWMSVDENGYVHLMWHDRREDPDNRDYHIRIATSRDGGATFDRNLRVTDLASDGSLTGFLGDYAALAAGHGNLFPFWSDLRAGTGEEDVYVEREPVFDYDIVSGVAFRPDRVTVDWDDQEPRTGSGVVYDVVTGMVSDLGSADAAQRASCRYEDLPSPPAELPDLPPAGDALYVLIRAQGPRGDGSFGSGTDHPDPRDPFDDTPACL